The following coding sequences are from one Streptococcus mitis window:
- a CDS encoding heavy metal translocating P-type ATPase: MSFKVLHRGYQHIRLSSSFSLTLDIQDYLRSLARDEKGIESIQFYMDQQHFTLRIKEGFSVLDNAEAFLKRIDKGKVSELMTLPIRREESAYSIVSGAAVKRVLFRSFVPYPIRYIWTCYQAFGYIREAYQTLARKELTMEVLDCSAILLSLFMNQSKTASNIMFMLDLGNHLDQWSLKKTATDLEQSLLAKESDVFLVQGDTVVSIKSSDVQIGDVLVLSQGNEILFDGQVVSGLGMVNESSLTGESFPVEKRESDLVCANTVLETGELRIRVTDNQMNSRILQLIELMKKSEENKKTKQRYFIKMADKVVKYNFLGAGLTYLLTGSFSKAISFLLVDFSCALKISTPVAYLTAIKEGLNREMVIKDGDILEKYLEVDTFLFDKTGTITTSYPIVEKVLPFGDYSEEDILRISACLEEHIYHPIANAIVKQAEIEGIEHEEMHGKLQYIASKGIKSHIDGQPVLIGNYVLMQDEQIHISSEQNALIEEYKSRYNLLFLAYQNELIGMFCIHTPLRKEAKAALEKLKAQGKKLILATGDTLVRTEELVKDLPFDQVYTDLKPDGKFELVEELQKAGHTILMVGDGLNDSAALTLSDIGVVMNESADISKQMSDILLLDNRLDFFQELDSLSSSLQTLIKKNIQDTVVVNSSLIGFGLFNWLSPSNLSILHNLTTLRIVLRSLSIKG; this comes from the coding sequence ATGTCTTTTAAAGTGCTACATAGAGGATACCAACATATCCGACTATCATCTTCTTTTTCACTCACCTTGGATATTCAAGACTATCTTCGTTCCTTGGCGAGAGATGAAAAGGGGATTGAGTCTATCCAGTTTTACATGGATCAACAGCACTTTACTCTACGTATAAAAGAAGGCTTTTCTGTATTAGATAATGCAGAAGCCTTTTTAAAAAGAATTGATAAAGGGAAAGTTTCTGAGTTGATGACTCTTCCCATTCGTAGAGAAGAGAGTGCTTATTCTATTGTTTCAGGTGCAGCGGTTAAGCGTGTACTTTTTCGTAGTTTTGTGCCGTATCCTATTCGCTATATATGGACTTGTTATCAGGCCTTTGGCTATATTAGAGAAGCCTATCAAACACTAGCGCGTAAGGAACTAACGATGGAGGTCTTGGACTGTTCGGCGATTTTATTGTCCTTGTTTATGAACCAATCCAAGACAGCTAGCAATATCATGTTTATGCTTGATTTGGGGAATCATTTAGATCAGTGGTCCTTGAAAAAAACTGCAACAGACTTAGAACAAAGCCTTCTTGCAAAAGAGAGCGATGTATTCCTAGTACAGGGGGATACGGTCGTTAGTATCAAGAGTTCCGATGTTCAAATAGGAGATGTTTTGGTCCTATCTCAAGGAAATGAAATTCTGTTTGATGGACAAGTAGTTTCAGGTTTAGGTATGGTCAACGAAAGTTCCTTGACGGGAGAGAGTTTTCCAGTTGAAAAAAGAGAGTCTGATTTGGTTTGTGCAAATACAGTATTAGAAACTGGAGAGTTACGCATTCGTGTAACCGATAATCAGATGAACAGCCGGATTTTACAACTGATTGAGTTGATGAAGAAATCTGAAGAAAATAAGAAAACGAAACAACGCTATTTCATCAAGATGGCGGATAAGGTCGTCAAATATAATTTCTTGGGGGCTGGTCTGACTTACCTATTAACAGGTTCTTTTTCTAAGGCTATTTCTTTCCTATTGGTCGATTTCTCCTGCGCTTTGAAAATCTCTACTCCTGTAGCTTATTTAACAGCTATCAAGGAGGGGTTGAATCGTGAAATGGTGATTAAGGATGGAGATATTCTGGAGAAATATCTGGAAGTTGATACTTTCTTGTTTGATAAGACGGGAACAATCACAACTAGTTATCCTATAGTTGAAAAGGTGTTACCTTTTGGGGACTATAGTGAGGAAGATATTCTCAGAATCAGTGCCTGTCTTGAGGAACACATTTATCATCCTATTGCTAATGCCATCGTCAAGCAAGCTGAGATAGAGGGAATTGAACATGAGGAAATGCATGGGAAACTCCAATATATCGCAAGCAAGGGGATTAAATCTCATATAGATGGGCAACCAGTTCTTATTGGGAATTATGTTTTGATGCAGGATGAGCAAATTCATATCAGTTCAGAACAAAATGCTTTAATTGAAGAGTACAAGAGTCGCTATAATCTCTTATTCTTGGCTTATCAGAATGAATTGATTGGAATGTTCTGCATTCATACTCCTTTGAGAAAAGAAGCAAAAGCAGCCTTGGAGAAACTTAAGGCACAAGGGAAAAAATTGATTCTGGCAACAGGGGACACCTTGGTTAGAACAGAGGAATTAGTCAAAGATTTGCCCTTTGATCAGGTCTATACAGACTTGAAACCTGATGGGAAATTTGAGTTAGTAGAGGAACTGCAGAAAGCAGGTCACACTATTTTGATGGTTGGAGATGGCTTGAATGACTCAGCTGCTCTAACCCTATCAGATATCGGTGTTGTGATGAATGAGAGTGCAGATATTTCTAAGCAGATGAGCGATATCTTATTGTTAGATAATCGTTTGGATTTCTTCCAAGAGTTGGATTCGCTATCATCATCTTTGCAAACACTCATCAAGAAGAATATTCAAGATACCGTTGTCGTAAATAGTAGTTTGATTGGCTTTGGCTTGTTTAATTGGCTCAGTCCTTCAAATCTCTCTATCTTACATAATCTAACAACCTTACGTATTGTACTGCGTAGCCTGTCTATTAAGGGATAG
- a CDS encoding DUF6110 family protein, protein MLKEVLTVAKVAKKSSLFLGGVAFGTLGLKILASKEAKKGYSKALAKAYKLKDELDASVSVVKQHGDDVLQDAKYLYEQEKKEEQLDSLIGE, encoded by the coding sequence ATGTTAAAAGAAGTACTAACCGTCGCAAAAGTTGCGAAAAAATCATCACTCTTTTTGGGTGGTGTCGCATTTGGTACCCTTGGCTTGAAAATCTTAGCAAGTAAGGAAGCTAAAAAAGGTTATTCTAAAGCTTTGGCTAAGGCTTACAAGTTGAAAGACGAGCTAGATGCATCTGTTTCTGTTGTGAAGCAACATGGAGACGATGTCTTGCAAGATGCCAAATATTTGTACGAGCAAGAGAAAAAAGAAGAGCAATTAGATAGCCTTATAGGGGAATAA
- a CDS encoding putative RNA methyltransferase, with protein MNTNLKPKLQRFASATAFACPICQEKLTLVASSLKCSNHHSFDLSKFGYVNLAPQIKQSANYDKENFQNRQRILEAGFYQAILEAVSDLLSNSKNAKTILDIGCGEGFYSRKLQESHPDKTFYAFDISKDSVQIAAKSEPNWAVNWFVGDLSRLPLQDASMDILLDLFSPANYGEFRRVLSKDGILIKVIPTKNHLKEIRQKVQDQLTNKDYSNQDIKNHFQNNFTILSSKTASLTKPITAEQLQALLSMTPLLFHVNQSKIDWSDLTEITIEAEILVGKVL; from the coding sequence ATGAATACAAATCTCAAACCCAAACTTCAACGTTTTGCTTCTGCTACTGCCTTTGCCTGTCCCATCTGTCAAGAAAAGCTAACTCTAGTAGCTAGCAGTCTCAAGTGTAGCAATCACCATTCTTTTGATCTGTCAAAATTCGGCTATGTCAATCTGGCGCCCCAAATCAAGCAATCCGCTAATTACGACAAGGAAAATTTTCAAAACCGTCAACGAATCCTAGAAGCTGGCTTTTATCAAGCTATTTTAGAGGCCGTCTCTGATTTACTTTCAAACTCAAAAAATGCCAAAACAATTTTAGATATCGGTTGTGGCGAAGGATTCTATTCTCGCAAACTCCAAGAAAGTCATCCTGACAAAACCTTCTATGCCTTTGATATTTCCAAAGATTCCGTCCAAATCGCTGCCAAGAGTGAACCCAACTGGGCAGTCAATTGGTTCGTTGGGGACCTTTCTCGCCTTCCTCTGCAAGATGCCAGTATGGATATCTTACTTGATCTCTTTTCCCCTGCCAATTACGGAGAATTTCGTCGCGTTTTATCCAAAGACGGTATCTTGATAAAGGTTATTCCAACTAAAAATCACCTCAAGGAAATCCGTCAGAAGGTACAAGACCAGCTGACAAACAAGGACTATTCCAACCAAGATATCAAAAATCATTTCCAAAACAACTTCACTATCTTATCCAGTAAAACTGCCTCACTAACCAAGCCTATCACAGCAGAGCAACTCCAAGCCCTACTCAGCATGACTCCTCTACTCTTTCATGTTAACCAGAGTAAGATTGACTGGAGCGACTTGACAGAGATTACTATTGAGGCTGAGATTCTGGTTGGGAAAGTACTATAA
- the malQ gene encoding 4-alpha-glucanotransferase — translation MKKRQSGVLMHISSLPGAYGIGSFGKSAYDFVDFLVRTKQRYWQILPLGTTSYGDSPYQSFSAFAGNTHFIDLDILVEQGLLQASDLEGVDFGSDASEVDYAKIYYARRPLLEKAVKRFLEVGDVKDFEKFAQDNQSWLELFAEYMAIKEHFDNLAWTEWPDADARARKASALESYREQLADKLVYHRVTQYFFFQQWLKLKAYANDNHIEIVGDMPIYVAEDSSDMWANPHLFKTDVNGKATCIAGCPPDEFSATGQLWGNPIYDWEAMDKDGYKWWIERLRESFKIYDIVRIDHFRGFESYWEIPAGSDTAAPGEWVKGPGYKLFAAVKEELGELNIIAEDLGFMTDEVIELRERTGFPGMKILQFAFNPEDESIDSPHLAPANSVMYTGTHDNNTVLGWYRNEIDDATREYMARYTNRKEYETVPHAMLRTVFSSVSFMAIATMQDLLELDEAARMNFPSTLGGNWSWRMTEDQLTPAVEEGLLDLTTIYRRINENLVDLKK, via the coding sequence ATGAAAAAACGTCAAAGTGGTGTGTTGATGCACATTTCTTCTCTTCCAGGAGCATACGGAATCGGATCATTTGGTAAAAGTGCTTACGACTTCGTTGATTTCTTGGTTCGCACAAAACAACGTTACTGGCAAATCCTTCCACTAGGAACAACTAGTTACGGAGACTCTCCTTACCAATCTTTCTCAGCCTTCGCAGGGAACACTCATTTTATCGATTTAGATATCTTGGTGGAACAAGGCTTGTTGCAAGCAAGTGACCTTGAAGGGGTTGACTTTGGTAGTGATGCGTCTGAAGTTGATTATGCGAAAATCTACTATGCACGTCGTCCTCTTTTAGAAAAAGCGGTAAAACGTTTCTTGGAAGTAGGAGATGTTAAAGATTTTGAGAAATTTGCTCAAGACAACCAATCATGGCTTGAACTCTTTGCAGAGTATATGGCTATCAAAGAGCATTTTGACAATCTTGCTTGGACTGAGTGGCCAGATGCAGATGCTCGTGCTCGTAAAGCTTCAGCGCTTGAAAGCTACCGTGAGCAATTGGCAGACAAGTTGGTTTACCACCGTGTGACTCAATACTTCTTCTTCCAACAATGGTTGAAATTGAAAGCTTACGCGAACGACAACCACATCGAAATCGTTGGGGACATGCCAATCTATGTAGCGGAAGATTCAAGCGATATGTGGGCAAATCCACATCTCTTTAAGACAGATGTCAACGGTAAGGCGACTTGCATCGCAGGATGCCCACCAGATGAATTTTCTGCAACTGGTCAGCTTTGGGGTAATCCAATCTATGACTGGGAAGCAATGGACAAAGACGGTTACAAATGGTGGATTGAGCGCTTGCGTGAAAGCTTCAAAATCTACGACATCGTTCGTATCGACCACTTCCGTGGTTTCGAATCTTACTGGGAAATCCCTGCTGGTTCCGATACAGCAGCACCTGGTGAGTGGGTCAAAGGTCCTGGCTACAAGCTTTTTGCAGCTGTTAAGGAAGAACTTGGTGAGCTAAACATCATCGCAGAAGACCTTGGCTTCATGACTGATGAAGTTATCGAATTACGTGAACGTACTGGGTTCCCAGGAATGAAGATTCTTCAATTTGCTTTCAACCCAGAAGATGAAAGTATCGATAGCCCACACTTGGCACCTGCTAACTCAGTTATGTACACAGGAACACACGATAACAATACGGTCCTTGGTTGGTACCGTAACGAGATCGATGATGCGACTCGTGAATACATGGCTCGCTACACGAACCGTAAAGAATACGAAACAGTGCCACATGCTATGCTTCGTACAGTCTTTTCATCAGTTAGCTTCATGGCAATTGCAACTATGCAAGATTTGCTAGAATTGGATGAGGCAGCTCGTATGAACTTCCCATCTACCCTTGGTGGAAACTGGTCTTGGCGTATGACTGAAGATCAATTGACACCAGCTGTCGAGGAAGGCTTGCTTGACTTGACAACAATCTATCGCCGAATCAATGAAAATTTGGTAGATTTAAAGAAATAA
- the tyrS gene encoding tyrosine--tRNA ligase, with product MHIFDELKERGLIFQTTDEEALRKALEEGQVSYYTGYDPTADSLHLGHLVAILTSRRLQLAGHKPYALVGGATGLIGDPSFKDAERSLQTKDTVDGWVKSIQGQLSRFLDFENGENKAVMVNNYDWFGSISFIDFLRDIGKYFTVNYMMSKESVKKRIETGISYTEFAYQIMQGYDFFVLNQDHNVTLQIGGSDQWGNMTAGTELLRRKADKTGHVITVPLITDATGKKFGKSEGNAVWLNPEKTSPYEMYQFWMNVMDADAVRFLKIFTFLSLDEIEDIRKQFEAAPHERLAQKVLAREVVTLVHGEEAYKEALNITEQLFAGNIKNLSVKELKQGLRGVPNYQVQADENHNIVELLVSSGVVNSKRQAREDVQNGAIYVNGDRIQDLDYVLSDTDKLENELTVIRRGKKKYFVLTY from the coding sequence ATGCACATTTTTGATGAGCTAAAAGAGCGTGGTTTGATTTTTCAAACGACTGATGAAGAAGCTTTGCGTAAAGCCCTAGAAGAAGGTCAAGTTTCTTATTATACTGGCTACGATCCAACTGCTGACAGCCTTCACTTAGGCCACCTTGTCGCAATCTTGACAAGTCGTCGCTTGCAGCTAGCAGGTCACAAACCTTATGCGCTCGTTGGCGGTGCTACAGGTCTCATCGGAGATCCGTCCTTCAAAGATGCTGAACGTAGTCTCCAAACAAAAGACACAGTAGATGGCTGGGTCAAGTCTATCCAAGGACAACTTTCTCGTTTTCTTGACTTTGAAAATGGTGAAAACAAGGCTGTCATGGTCAACAACTACGACTGGTTTGGCAGCATCAGCTTCATTGACTTCCTCCGTGATATCGGAAAATACTTCACTGTCAACTACATGATGAGCAAGGAGTCTGTGAAAAAACGGATTGAAACAGGAATTTCTTACACTGAGTTTGCCTACCAAATCATGCAAGGTTACGACTTCTTCGTTCTTAACCAAGACCACAACGTAACGCTACAAATCGGTGGTTCTGACCAGTGGGGAAATATGACAGCTGGTACCGAATTGCTTCGTCGTAAGGCTGACAAGACAGGCCACGTAATCACTGTTCCACTGATTACCGATGCAACTGGTAAGAAGTTTGGTAAATCAGAAGGAAATGCCGTCTGGCTCAATCCTGAAAAGACTTCTCCATACGAAATGTACCAATTCTGGATGAACGTTATGGACGCTGACGCTGTTCGCTTCTTGAAAATCTTTACTTTCTTGTCACTTGATGAGATTGAAGACATCCGTAAACAATTTGAAGCGGCTCCACACGAACGCTTAGCTCAAAAAGTCTTGGCTCGTGAAGTCGTTACACTTGTTCACGGCGAAGAAGCCTACAAAGAAGCCCTTAACATCACTGAACAACTCTTTGCAGGAAATATCAAAAACCTTTCTGTCAAAGAGCTCAAACAAGGACTTCGTGGTGTACCAAACTACCAAGTGCAAGCAGACGAAAACCACAATATCGTGGAACTACTCGTCTCATCTGGTGTGGTTAACTCAAAACGCCAAGCCCGTGAAGACGTCCAAAACGGAGCTATCTACGTCAACGGCGACCGCATCCAAGACCTTGACTATGTCTTGAGTGACACAGATAAGTTAGAGAATGAGCTGACTGTTATCCGTCGTGGAAAGAAAAAATATTTTGTATTGACTTACTAA
- a CDS encoding sugar ABC transporter permease: MEKQQPSKAALLSIIPGLGQIYNKQKAKGFIFLGVTIVFVLYFLALAAPELSNLITLGDKPGRDNSLFMLIRGAFHLIFVVVYVLFYFANIKDAHTTAKHINNGIPVALTFKEMVKGIYENGFPYLLIIPSYIAMTFAIIFPVIVTLMIAFTNYDFQHLPPNKLLDWVGLTNFTNIWSLSTFRSAFGAVLSWTIIWALSASTLQIVIGIFTAIIANQPFIKGKRIFGVIFLLPWAVPAFITILTFSNMFNDSVGAINTQVLPILAKFLPFLDGALIPWKTDPTWTKIALIMMQGWLGFPYIYVLTLGILQSIPNDLYEAAYIDGANAWQKFRNITFPMILAVAAPTLISQYTFNFNNFSIMYLFNGGGPGSVGGGAGSTDILISWIYRLTTGTSPQYSMAAAVTLIISIIVISISMIAFKKLHAFDMEDV, translated from the coding sequence ATGGAAAAGCAACAACCTAGTAAAGCAGCTCTGCTGTCTATCATTCCTGGGTTAGGACAGATTTACAATAAACAAAAAGCCAAAGGTTTTATCTTCCTTGGTGTAACCATCGTATTCGTCCTTTACTTCCTAGCACTTGCAGCCCCTGAATTGAGCAATCTCATCACTCTTGGTGACAAACCAGGTCGTGATAATTCCCTCTTTATGCTGATTCGTGGTGCCTTCCATTTAATCTTTGTAGTTGTTTATGTACTCTTTTATTTCGCAAATATCAAAGACGCACATACAACTGCCAAACACATTAACAATGGCATACCAGTAGCACTTACCTTTAAAGAAATGGTCAAAGGAATCTATGAAAATGGCTTCCCTTACCTCTTAATCATTCCATCTTACATTGCCATGACTTTTGCGATTATCTTCCCAGTTATCGTAACCTTGATGATCGCCTTTACCAACTACGACTTCCAACACTTGCCACCAAACAAATTGTTGGACTGGGTTGGTTTGACCAACTTTACAAACATTTGGAGCTTGAGTACCTTCCGTTCTGCCTTTGGTGCCGTCCTTTCTTGGACTATCATCTGGGCTTTATCTGCCTCAACTTTACAGATCGTCATTGGTATCTTCACAGCTATCATTGCTAACCAACCATTTATCAAAGGAAAACGTATCTTCGGTGTTATTTTCCTTCTTCCTTGGGCTGTCCCAGCCTTCATCACTATCTTGACATTCTCAAACATGTTTAACGATAGTGTCGGAGCCATCAACACTCAAGTATTGCCAATCTTGGCTAAATTCCTTCCTTTCCTTGATGGTGCTCTTATTCCTTGGAAAACAGACCCAACTTGGACTAAGATTGCCTTGATTATGATGCAAGGTTGGCTTGGATTCCCATATATCTACGTTTTGACCTTGGGTATCTTGCAATCTATTCCTAACGACCTTTACGAAGCAGCTTATATTGACGGTGCCAATGCTTGGCAAAAATTCCGCAACATCACTTTCCCAATGATCTTGGCTGTTGCTGCACCTACTTTGATTAGCCAATACACCTTCAACTTTAACAACTTCTCTATCATGTACCTCTTCAATGGTGGAGGTCCTGGTAGTGTCGGAGGGGGAGCTGGTTCAACTGATATCTTGATCTCATGGATCTACCGTTTGACAACAGGTACATCTCCTCAATACTCAATGGCGGCAGCTGTTACCTTGATTATCTCTATCATTGTCATCTCAATCTCTATGATCGCATTCAAGAAACTACACGCATTTGATATGGAGGACGTCTAA
- the glgP gene encoding glycogen/starch/alpha-glucan family phosphorylase, which produces MLSLQEFVQNRYNKTIAECSNEELYLALLNYSKLASSQKPVNTGKKKVYYISAEFLIGKLLSNNLINLGLYDDVKKELAAAGKDLIEVEEVELEPSLGNGGLGRLAACFIDSIATLGLNGDGVGLNYHYGLFQQVLKNNQQETIPNAWLTEQNWLVRSSRSYQVPFAHFTLTSTLYDIDVPGYKTETKNRLRLFDLDSVDSSIIKDGINFDKTDIARNLTLFLYPDDSDRQGELLRIFQQYFMVSNGAQLIIDEAIEKGSNLHDLADYAVVQINDTHPSMVIPELIRLLTARGIELDEAISIVRSMTAYTNHTILAEALEKWPLEFLQEVVPHLVPIIEELDRRVKAEVKDPAVQIIDESGRVHMAHMDIHYGYSVNGVAALHTEILKNSELKAFYDLYPEKFNNKTNGITFRRWLMHANPSLSHYLDEILGEGWHHEADELEKLLSYEDKAAVKEKLESIKAHNKRKLARHLKEHQGVEINPNSIFDIQIKRLHEYKRQQMNALYVIHKYLDIKAGNIPARPITIFFGGKAAPAYTIAQDIIHLILCMSEVIANDPAVAPHLQVVMVENYNVTAASFLIPACDISEQISLASKEASGTGNMKFMLNGALTLGTMDGANVEIAELVGDENIYIFGEDSETVIDLYAKAAYKSSEFYARKAIKPLVDFIVSDAVLAAGNKERLERLYKELINKDWFMTLLDLEDYIKVKEQMLADYEDRDAWLDKVIVNISKAGFFSSDRTIAQYNEDIWHLN; this is translated from the coding sequence ATGTTATCACTACAAGAATTTGTACAAAATCGTTACAATAAGACCATTGCAGAATGTAGCAATGAAGAGCTTTACCTGGCTCTTCTTAACTACAGCAAGCTTGCAAGCAGTCAAAAACCAGTTAACACTGGTAAGAAAAAAGTTTACTACATCTCAGCTGAGTTCTTGATTGGTAAGCTCTTGTCAAACAACTTGATCAACCTTGGTCTTTACGACGATGTCAAAAAAGAACTTGCAGCTGCAGGTAAAGACTTGATCGAAGTTGAAGAAGTTGAACTGGAACCATCTCTTGGTAATGGTGGTTTGGGACGTTTGGCTGCCTGCTTTATCGACTCAATTGCTACTCTTGGTTTGAACGGTGACGGTGTTGGTCTTAACTACCACTACGGTCTTTTCCAACAAGTTCTTAAAAACAACCAACAAGAAACAATTCCAAATGCATGGTTGACAGAGCAAAACTGGTTGGTTCGCTCAAGCCGTAGCTACCAAGTGCCATTTGCTCACTTCACATTGACATCAACTCTTTACGATATCGATGTACCTGGTTACAAGACAGAAACGAAGAACCGCTTGCGTTTGTTTGACTTGGATTCAGTTGATTCTTCTATTATTAAAGATGGTATCAACTTTGATAAAACAGACATCGCTCGCAACTTGACTCTTTTCCTTTACCCAGATGATAGTGACCGTCAAGGTGAATTGCTCCGTATCTTCCAACAATACTTCATGGTTTCAAACGGTGCACAATTGATTATCGACGAAGCAATCGAAAAAGGAAGCAACTTGCATGACCTTGCTGACTACGCAGTTGTACAAATCAACGATACTCACCCATCAATGGTTATCCCTGAATTGATCCGTCTTTTGACTGCTCGTGGTATCGAGCTTGACGAAGCAATCTCAATCGTTCGTAGCATGACTGCCTACACTAACCACACAATCCTTGCTGAAGCCCTTGAAAAATGGCCTCTTGAATTCTTGCAAGAAGTGGTTCCTCACTTGGTACCAATCATCGAAGAATTGGACCGTCGTGTGAAAGCAGAAGTGAAAGATCCAGCTGTTCAAATTATTGACGAGAGTGGACGTGTTCACATGGCTCACATGGATATCCACTACGGATACAGTGTTAACGGAGTAGCAGCACTTCACACTGAAATCTTGAAGAACTCTGAGTTGAAAGCTTTCTACGACCTTTACCCAGAAAAATTCAACAACAAAACAAACGGTATCACTTTCCGTCGTTGGCTCATGCATGCTAACCCAAGCTTGTCTCACTACTTGGATGAGATTCTTGGAGAAGGTTGGCACCATGAAGCAGATGAGCTTGAAAAACTCTTGTCTTATGAAGACAAAGCAGCTGTCAAAGAAAAATTGGAAAGCATCAAGGCTCACAACAAACGTAAATTGGCTCGTCACTTGAAAGAACACCAAGGTGTGGAAATCAATCCAAACTCTATCTTTGATATCCAAATCAAACGTCTTCACGAGTACAAACGCCAACAAATGAACGCCTTGTACGTAATCCACAAATATCTTGACATCAAAGCTGGGAACATCCCTGCTCGCCCAATCACAATCTTCTTTGGTGGTAAAGCAGCTCCAGCCTACACAATTGCTCAAGACATCATCCACTTGATCCTTTGCATGTCAGAAGTTATTGCTAACGATCCAGCAGTAGCTCCACACCTGCAAGTAGTTATGGTTGAAAACTACAACGTTACTGCAGCAAGCTTCCTTATCCCAGCATGTGATATCTCAGAACAAATCTCACTTGCTTCTAAAGAAGCTTCAGGTACTGGTAACATGAAATTCATGTTGAACGGAGCTTTGACACTTGGTACTATGGACGGTGCTAACGTGGAAATCGCTGAGTTGGTTGGCGACGAAAACATCTACATCTTTGGTGAAGATTCAGAAACTGTTATCGACCTTTACGCAAAAGCAGCTTACAAATCAAGCGAATTCTACGCCCGTAAAGCTATCAAACCATTGGTTGACTTCATCGTTAGCGATGCAGTTCTTGCAGCTGGAAACAAAGAGCGCTTGGAACGTCTTTACAAGGAATTGATCAACAAAGACTGGTTCATGACTCTTCTTGACTTGGAAGACTACATCAAAGTCAAAGAGCAAATGTTGGCTGACTACGAAGACCGTGACGCATGGTTGGATAAAGTTATCGTTAACATTTCTAAAGCAGGGTTCTTCTCATCTGACCGTACAATCGCTCAGTACAACGAAGATATCTGGCACTTGAACTAA
- a CDS encoding extracellular solute-binding protein produces the protein MSSKFMKSAAVLGTVTLASLLLVACGSKTADKPADSGSSEAKELTFYVEDQYKAFAESAAKAYEKEAGVKVTIKTGDQMGGLDKLSLDNQSGQAADVMMAPYDRVGSLGTDGQLSEVKLSDGAKTDDKTKSLVTAADGKVYGAPAVIESLVMYYNKDLVKEAPKTFADLENLAKDSKYAFAGEDGKTSAFLADWTNFYYAYGLLAGNGAYVFGQNGKDAKDIGLANDGSIAGINYAKSWYEKWPKGMQDTEGAGNLIQTQFQEGKTAAIIDGPWKAQAFKDAKVNYGVATIPTLPNGKEYAAFGGGKAWIIPSSTKNLEGAQKFVDFLVSTEEQKAFYDTTNEIPANTEARTYAEGKNDELTTAVIKQFKNAQPMPNISQMSAVWDPAKTMLFDAVSGKKDAKTAANDAVTLIKETIKQKFGE, from the coding sequence ATGTCATCTAAATTCATGAAGAGCGCTGCTGTGCTTGGAACTGTTACACTTGCTAGCTTGCTTTTGGTAGCTTGCGGAAGCAAAACTGCTGATAAGCCTGCTGATTCTGGTTCATCTGAAGCGAAAGAACTCACTTTCTACGTTGAAGACCAATATAAAGCCTTTGCTGAATCAGCTGCAAAAGCTTACGAAAAAGAAGCTGGCGTAAAAGTTACCATCAAAACAGGAGACCAAATGGGTGGGCTTGACAAACTTTCTCTTGACAACCAATCAGGTCAAGCTGCTGACGTTATGATGGCTCCATACGACCGTGTAGGTAGTCTTGGTACTGACGGACAACTCTCAGAAGTGAAATTGAGCGACGGTGCTAAAACAGATGATAAAACTAAATCTCTTGTGACAGCTGCTGATGGTAAAGTTTACGGTGCTCCTGCTGTTATCGAGTCACTTGTTATGTACTACAACAAAGACTTGGTAAAAGAAGCTCCAAAAACTTTTGCTGACTTAGAAAACCTTGCTAAAGATAGCAAATATGCCTTCGCTGGAGAAGATGGAAAAACTTCTGCTTTCCTAGCTGACTGGACAAACTTCTACTATGCATATGGACTTCTTGCTGGTAACGGTGCTTACGTATTCGGACAAAACGGTAAAGACGCTAAAGATATCGGTCTTGCAAACGACGGTTCTATCGCAGGTATCAACTACGCTAAATCTTGGTATGAAAAATGGCCTAAAGGTATGCAAGATACTGAAGGTGCTGGCAACTTAATCCAAACTCAATTCCAAGAAGGTAAAACAGCTGCTATCATCGACGGACCTTGGAAAGCTCAAGCCTTTAAAGATGCTAAAGTAAACTACGGTGTTGCAACTATCCCAACTCTTCCAAATGGAAAAGAATATGCTGCATTCGGTGGTGGTAAAGCTTGGATTATCCCATCAAGCACTAAGAACCTTGAAGGCGCTCAAAAATTTGTAGACTTCCTTGTTTCAACTGAAGAACAAAAAGCCTTCTACGATACAACTAACGAAATCCCAGCTAACACTGAAGCTCGTACATATGCTGAAGGTAAAAATGATGAGTTGACAACAGCTGTTATCAAACAGTTCAAGAACGCTCAACCAATGCCAAACATCTCTCAAATGTCTGCAGTTTGGGATCCAGCGAAAACTATGCTCTTTGATGCTGTAAGTGGTAAGAAAGATGCGAAAACAGCTGCTAACGACGCTGTAACATTGATCAAAGAAACAATCAAACAAAAATTTGGTGAATAA